One window of the Phycodurus eques isolate BA_2022a chromosome 7, UOR_Pequ_1.1, whole genome shotgun sequence genome contains the following:
- the dynll2a gene encoding dynein, light chain, LC8-type 2a — MTDRKAVIKNADMSEDMQQDAVDCATQAMEKYNIEKDIAAYIKKEFDKKYNPTWHCIVGRNFGSYVTHETKHFIYFYLGQVAILLFKSG, encoded by the exons ATGACTGACAGGAAGGCCGTCATCAAGAACGCCGACATGTCCGAGGACATGCAGCAGGACGCAGTGGACTGCGCCACGCAGGCCATGGAGAAGTACAACATCGAGAAGGACATCGCCGCCTACATCAAGAAG GAATTCGACAAGAAGTACAACCCCACCTGGCACTGCATCGTGGGTCGGAACTTCGGCAGCTACGTGACTCACGAGACCAAACATTTCATCTACTTCTACTTGGGCCAAGTCGCCATCTTGCTCTTCAAGTCGGGCTGA